One Micromonospora sp. WMMD812 genomic window carries:
- a CDS encoding DUF1800 domain-containing protein, which translates to MADQNVPPRRPRDDRGWDGRQHPTPGGYHDLTASARYGYDAPDPHQGGYPTQDDPRTSYTPVGHPGPAPQGPQWVGPEGLGRPAPARTVGGGLPQLDDDGEPGRGVGRRRALAALGGTAAVVAGGAALAMTPQLRDLFGDDAAADATGTTVTDGTAARPSGQQPSTVRTYTEQNESYMGSRAGEALKKNAPSGGRSFSGPAAAAAATKVTVKTVLAKDPVLHLARRATFGPTPEVVADIKRLGIDAWIRAQFASDQIAPSRAELKLAELPTLKLSVQQLRDQRDQLNERGAQPEREMVDATLARQIWSKRQLFEVMVDFWNDFLHVAADFDGGEVYRNSFDRDVIRAHAMGSYPEMLVAANRHPALLVYLNQNDSRADAVNENLARENLELYSVGVDGGYTEKDVRQAALLQTGRGVDDGKYVFRADRHYVGKVKILGFTHENNSKDPKKADAAIDAYITYIALHPSTARYVAQSLATRFVSDTPPKSLVDRLAKTYTANKGMIKPVLMTMFSSSEFWAAVGQKVRRPMEYLVATYRTLGVSPEASPKHDNGDNKRTPFARGLRQIHDKLRELGQYPMGQPTPDGYPDVYVAWTSAGSMVNGWNEAGELVAGYRTQFTYVKPEKLVARPPATAGAYVDALAQRLVGQKLGAREKTLILGVAGVPAGAKVDAMFNGAITAVARAILASPQHHLR; encoded by the coding sequence ATGGCCGACCAGAACGTGCCACCACGTCGACCGCGGGACGACCGCGGCTGGGACGGACGTCAGCACCCCACCCCCGGCGGGTACCACGACCTGACCGCGTCCGCCCGGTACGGGTACGACGCACCCGACCCGCACCAGGGCGGATACCCGACGCAGGACGACCCGCGTACCTCGTACACCCCGGTGGGCCATCCCGGTCCGGCACCGCAGGGACCACAGTGGGTGGGCCCCGAGGGCCTCGGCCGGCCGGCCCCCGCCCGCACCGTCGGCGGCGGACTGCCCCAGCTGGATGATGACGGCGAGCCGGGCCGCGGCGTCGGCCGACGCCGGGCCCTCGCCGCCCTCGGTGGCACCGCCGCCGTGGTCGCGGGCGGCGCCGCGCTGGCGATGACCCCGCAGCTGCGGGACCTCTTCGGCGACGACGCGGCGGCCGACGCCACCGGCACCACGGTGACCGACGGCACCGCCGCCCGCCCGAGCGGGCAGCAGCCGAGCACGGTGCGCACCTACACCGAGCAGAACGAGAGCTACATGGGCTCCCGGGCCGGCGAGGCGCTGAAGAAGAACGCCCCGTCCGGTGGTCGCTCGTTCTCCGGGCCGGCCGCCGCGGCCGCCGCGACCAAGGTGACCGTGAAGACCGTGCTCGCCAAGGACCCGGTGCTGCACCTGGCCCGGCGCGCCACGTTCGGCCCGACCCCCGAGGTGGTCGCCGACATCAAGCGCCTCGGCATCGACGCCTGGATCCGGGCGCAGTTCGCCTCGGACCAGATCGCGCCGAGCCGAGCCGAGCTGAAGCTCGCCGAACTGCCCACCCTCAAACTCTCCGTGCAGCAGTTGCGCGACCAGCGGGACCAGCTCAACGAGCGGGGCGCGCAGCCGGAGCGGGAGATGGTGGACGCCACCCTCGCCCGGCAGATCTGGTCCAAGCGCCAACTGTTCGAGGTGATGGTCGACTTCTGGAACGACTTCCTGCACGTCGCCGCGGACTTCGACGGCGGCGAGGTCTACCGGAATTCGTTCGACCGGGACGTCATCCGGGCGCACGCGATGGGCAGCTACCCGGAGATGCTGGTCGCCGCGAACAGGCACCCCGCCCTGCTGGTCTACCTCAACCAGAACGACTCCCGCGCCGACGCGGTCAACGAGAACCTCGCCCGGGAGAACCTGGAGCTCTATTCGGTGGGCGTCGACGGCGGCTACACCGAGAAGGACGTCCGGCAGGCGGCCCTGCTGCAGACCGGCCGCGGCGTCGACGACGGCAAGTACGTCTTCCGCGCCGACCGGCACTACGTCGGCAAGGTGAAGATCCTCGGGTTCACCCACGAGAACAACTCGAAGGACCCGAAGAAGGCCGACGCGGCGATCGACGCGTACATCACCTACATCGCGCTGCACCCGTCGACCGCCCGGTACGTCGCGCAGAGCCTCGCCACCCGCTTCGTCTCGGACACCCCGCCGAAGTCCCTGGTGGACCGGCTGGCCAAGACGTACACCGCCAACAAGGGCATGATCAAGCCGGTGCTCATGACGATGTTCAGCTCGTCGGAGTTCTGGGCCGCGGTGGGGCAGAAGGTCCGCCGGCCGATGGAGTACCTGGTGGCCACGTACCGCACCCTCGGGGTCTCGCCGGAGGCGTCGCCGAAGCACGACAACGGCGACAACAAGCGCACCCCGTTCGCCCGGGGCCTGCGGCAGATCCACGACAAGCTGCGCGAGCTGGGGCAGTACCCGATGGGCCAGCCCACCCCGGACGGCTACCCGGACGTCTACGTCGCCTGGACCTCGGCCGGCAGCATGGTCAACGGGTGGAACGAGGCGGGCGAGCTGGTCGCCGGCTACCGCACGCAGTTCACGTACGTGAAGCCGGAGAAGCTGGTCGCCAGGCCGCCGGCGACCGCCGGGGCGTACGTGGACGCGCTCGCCCAGCGCCTCGTGGGGCAGAAGCTGGGCGCCCGGGAGAAGACGCTGATCCTCGGCGTGGCCGGCGTGCCCGCGGGCGCCAAGGTCGACGCGATGTTCAACGGGGCCATCACCGCCGTCGCGCGGGCGATCCTCGCATCCCCCCAGCACCACCTCCGGTGA
- a CDS encoding DUF3040 domain-containing protein: MLSKEDQRRFEQITRNLRETDPAFFARLDNRAKGRRGRYLMLLTILLWASLPAMTVLAGRLAGAICAVVLVANAVLMWRFRRRWL; encoded by the coding sequence ATGCTCAGCAAAGAGGATCAGCGCAGGTTCGAACAGATCACCCGCAACCTCCGGGAGACCGACCCGGCGTTCTTCGCCCGGTTGGACAACCGGGCGAAGGGGCGCCGCGGCCGGTATCTGATGCTGTTGACCATCCTGCTGTGGGCCTCGCTGCCGGCGATGACCGTGCTCGCCGGACGGCTGGCCGGCGCGATCTGCGCCGTGGTGCTGGTGGCCAACGCGGTACTCATGTGGCGCTTCCGCCGCCGCTGGCTATGA
- a CDS encoding SWIM zinc finger family protein yields MSESPSGRFADYGRPRRVDGGLRARSTRGAIGRSWWSRRFLEVLESFALGTRLTRGRSYARAGQVVRLDIAPGAVTAVVQGSRPKPYDVHIGLPAFPAALWERIEAHLAAQAFFSARLLAGDLPAELEEVFAEADAPLFPAGIDELTQRCSCPDFAVPCKHLAATFYLLAEAFDADPFELLHWRGRGRAELLDRLRALRAEATGAPSPGPSHEDGATGEVTAAAAPAVGAARALAGLPPAPIADVADRFWLPPVPLPDRPPSLATGPDLLLRQLGPPAPAIGGPGLVERLRRAYRAFGR; encoded by the coding sequence GTGAGCGAGTCACCGAGCGGGCGGTTCGCCGACTACGGGCGGCCCCGCCGGGTCGACGGCGGGCTGAGGGCGCGCAGCACCCGGGGCGCCATCGGCCGGTCGTGGTGGTCGCGACGCTTCCTGGAGGTGCTGGAGTCCTTCGCGCTCGGCACGCGGCTCACCCGCGGCCGGTCGTACGCACGGGCCGGCCAGGTGGTCCGCCTCGACATCGCCCCCGGCGCGGTGACCGCGGTCGTGCAGGGCTCCCGGCCGAAGCCGTACGACGTCCACATCGGACTGCCCGCGTTCCCGGCGGCGCTCTGGGAGCGGATCGAGGCGCACCTGGCCGCCCAGGCGTTCTTCAGCGCCCGACTGCTCGCCGGCGACCTGCCGGCCGAGCTGGAGGAGGTGTTCGCCGAGGCGGACGCGCCGCTCTTCCCGGCCGGGATCGACGAGCTGACCCAGCGGTGCAGCTGCCCGGACTTCGCGGTGCCGTGCAAGCACCTCGCGGCCACGTTCTACCTGCTCGCCGAGGCGTTCGACGCCGACCCGTTCGAGCTGCTGCACTGGCGCGGACGCGGCCGGGCCGAGCTGCTCGACCGGCTCCGTGCCCTGCGCGCCGAGGCCACCGGCGCCCCGTCTCCGGGACCGTCCCACGAGGACGGTGCGACCGGAGAGGTCACCGCGGCCGCGGCACCCGCCGTCGGTGCGGCGCGGGCCCTGGCCGGTCTGCCACCGGCGCCGATCGCCGACGTGGCGGACCGGTTCTGGCTGCCACCGGTGCCGCTGCCGGACCGGCCGCCAAGCCTCGCCACCGGCCCGGATCTGCTGTTGCGACAGCTCGGCCCGCCGGCTCCCGCCATCGGCGGGCCCGGCCTGGTGGAGCGGCTGCGCCGGGCGTACCGGGCGTTCGGCCGCTGA